One genomic window of Salvelinus alpinus chromosome 9, SLU_Salpinus.1, whole genome shotgun sequence includes the following:
- the LOC139584525 gene encoding E3 ubiquitin-protein ligase Hakai-like has protein sequence MYQNDTDLQGTDGSGILGSPDVRRRIPIKLLSKQPVRSKAVNHSQRPLSRLPSKTQSNDEEGFGFKQEDRFERKSGDALGNQRRFPQPLFWDYKLNLVGEKDDTPVHFCEICGLPIKLYGRMIPCKHVFCYDCALLHEKKMEKMCPGLTLYSCTDPVQRVEQCLRGLLYMCSIVPGYKRTYLSQRDLQAHVNHRHMRAAKAAGGGILPRLEPLHPQLASEPPDHHRRLPLPHLAKGHPLIPPQLQGHDPYGQPPPASPSTPSSELGPSGLHRPPLGQETFRIATLTTRKHSNLITVPIQDDSGDSPLPQPAQGMPPPHPHQGDYPGQPHHLMALPPQQQHYGPPPQPPPTLSHPMQHLPQGSGTPHLVYNQVPPMSSGLPPITPLPRHIMGQMPPYMNHPPPPGPLPQHGGPPVNTPPPHHYNPSSMQQDRGTLSPPFNQPGALSPGMWPAPRGTHPPRMQGPPPHGQMPGPPQHPDQSRYRPYYQ, from the exons ATGTACCAAAATG ACACTGATCTACAAGGCACTGATGGTTCAGGCATTCTTGGGAGTCCTGATGTACGCAGACGGATCCCCATTAAGCTGCTATCCAAGCAGCCAGTCAGAAGCAAGGCTGTTAACCACTCACAGAGACCCTTAAGCAGACTCCCCTCCAAAACCCAGTCTAATGATGAAG AGGGCTTTGGGTTCAAGCAGGAAGATAGATTTGAGCGCAAGTCTGGAGATGCGTTAGGCAACCAGAGGAGGTTCCCTCAGCCCCTGTTCTGGGACTACAAA CTGAATCTGGTTGGCGAAAAGGACGACACGCCAGTTCATTTCTGTGAGATATGTGGCCTTCCCATAAAGCTCTATGGACGCATG ATTCCCTGCAAGCATGTATTTTGCTATGATTGTGCCCTGCTCCATGAGAAGAAGATGGAAAAGATGTGTCCAGG TCTCACCCTATACAGCTGCACAGATCCGGTCCAGCGGGTCGAGCAGTGCCTGCGGGGCCTCCTCTACATGTGCAGCATCGTTCCGGGCTACAAGCGCACCTACTTGTCCCAGCGCGACCTGCAGGCCCATGTCAACCACCGACACATGAGGGCAGCCAAGGCTGCAGGAGGGGGCATCCTACCACGCCTAGAGCCCTTGCATCCACAACTGGCCTCAGAGCCACCTGACCACCACCGTCGGCTACCACTGCCCCACCTGGCCAAAGGACACCCCCTCATACCGCCACAGCTGCAGGGACACGATCCCTATGGCCAGCCCCCTCCCGCCTCGCCGTCAACCCCCTCCTCTGAACTGGGCCCCTCTGGTCTCCATCGCCCCCCACTGGGTCAGGAGACGTTCCGCATTGCCACGTTGACTACTCGCAAGCACAGCAACCTCATCACTGTGCCCATTCAGGATGACTCTGGGGACTCGCCCCTTCCCCAGCCTGCCCAGGGCAtgccccctccccacccccatcAGGGAGACTACCCTGGCCAGCCCCACCACCTGATGGCCCTCCCACCCCAGCAGCAGCACTACGGCCCACCCCCTCAGCCACCACCCACCCTCAGCCACCCTATGCAGCACCTGCCTCAGGGCTCCGGGACGCCTCATCTGGTCTACAACCAGGTCCCTCCCATGTCCTCAGGCCTGCctcctatcaccccactacccagACACATCATGGGCCAGATGCCTCCCTACATGAACCACCCACCTCCCCCAGGGCCCCTGCCCCAACACGGTGGTCCTCCTGTTAACACGCCCCCTCCCCACCACTACAATCCAAGCTCCATGCAGCAGGATCGGGGCACTCTCAGCCCGCCCTTTAATCAGCCCGGAGCACTGAGCCCAGGGATGTGGCCAGCCCCCAGGGGCACTCACCCGCCCCGCATGCAGGGGCCCCCACCCCATGGCCAGATGCCTGGTCCTCCCCAGCACCCAGACCAGTCCCGCTACCGCCCTTACTATCAGTAA
- the actr6 gene encoding actin-related protein 6, producing MTTLVLDNGAYSAKIGYSHEKVSVIPNCQFRSKTSRLKTFTANQLDEIKDPSGLFYILPFQKGYLVNWDVQRKVWDHLFGKEMFKVDFADTSVVITEPYFNFTSIQESMNEILFEEYQFQAALRINAGSLSAHRYFQVNNQELCCIVVDSGFSFTHIVPYCRGKKMKDGICRINVGGKLLTNHLKEIISYRQLHVMDETHVINQVKEDVCYVSQDFYKDMDIAQLKGEDNTVMRDYVLPDFSSIKKGFCKPREEMNFTGKYKTGEQILRLANERFAVPEMLFHPSDIGIHEMGIPEALVNSINNMPEEMQPHFYKNIVLTGGNTLFPGFRDRVYKEVRSLTPTDFQVSVLQPPNPISYPWEGGKLLAENPDFDEMVVTREDYEENGHFICEEKFDI from the exons ATGACCACTTTAGTTCTTGATAACGGAGCTTATTCGGCCAAAATTGGATACAGCCACGAAAAAGTCAG CGTTATCCCAAATTGTCAGTTTCGCTCCAAGACGTCAAGGTTGAAGACTTTTACCGCCAACCAACTGGATGAAATCAAGGATCCCTCAGGACTTTTCTACATTCTCCCTTTCCAAAAG GGTTACCTTGTTAATTGGGATGTCCAAAGAAAAGTGTGGGATCACCTCTTTGGAAAGGAAATGTTTAAG GTGGACTTTGCAGACACCAGTGTAGTGATCACAGAGCCCTACTTCAACTTCACCTCCATTCAGGAGTCCATGAATGAGATCCTGTTTGAGGAATACCAGTTCCAAGCAGCTCTCAGAATTAATG CTGGATCCCTGAGCGCCCACCGCTACTTCCAGGTGAACAACCAGGAGCTGTGCTGCATCGTGGTGGACAGTggcttctccttcacccacatAGTCCCCTACTGCAGGGGGAAGAAAATGAAGGATGGGATATGCAG GATCAACGTAGGAGGCAAGCTACTGACCAATCATTTGAAGGAGATTATTTCATATAG GCAGTTGCATGTCATGGATGAGACCCATGTGATCAATCAGGTGAAAGAGGATGTGTGCTATGTATCCCAGGATTTCTACAAGGACATGGATATAGCACA GTTAAAAGGAGAGGACAACACAGTGATGAGAGATTATGTGCTACCAGATTTCAGCTCCATCAAGAAGGGCTTTTGCAAG CCAAGAGAGgagatgaacttcacagggaaATACAAGACCGGAGAGCAGATCTTGCGCTTGGCCAATGAGAGGTTTGCCGTCCCAGAGATGCTCTTTCACCCCTCAGACATCGGCATCCATGAGATGGGCATCCCTGAAGCGCTAGTCAACTCCATCAACAACATGCCAGAGG AGATGCAGCCCCACTTCTACAAGAACATTGTCCTCACTGGGGGTAACACATTGTTCCCAGGGTTCAGAGATCGGGTGTACAAAGAGGTCCGCTCCCTCACCCCCACCGACTTCCAGGTTTCTGTGCTGCAGCCACCCAA TCCAATCTCCTACCCATGGGAAGGAGGCAAGCTCCTGGCAGAAAACCCAGACTTTGATGAGATGGTGGTCACTCGCGAGGACTATGAGGAGAATGGACATTTCATTTGTGAAGAAAAGTTTGATATCTAA